The bacterium genome contains the following window.
TCCCCCTCTCTCCTCTAAGCCGTTCCTTCGTCTTTAAAGGAGAGAAGGAGGCAGTTATGATAAGCTGGGCAATGGAGGAGGGAATTGAGATTTCCTTGCCAAAAGGGGTTCGTGTTCTTGATTTAACCGGTAAGCCCGTCTCCTTCAATGGCAAGCTCTCCCTTCCCAAAAGCCCTATCTTCATTTTGAATTTACCAAGCGATTGGGTCAATAGGGCAAGGCAAAATAAAGGAAAACCTTTCCCCTGGAATAGGGATTTCAGTAAGGCGAAGGAGATTTATTGGAAAATGGAAGAGAATGGGAAAGATAATGAGAACGGTTTATACCTCATAGATTGGCAAGATAAAGAGAATATTGTCCAAATAGAGGGAAGCTATGCCCGGCGAACTGATAGAGGGAAGAAGATTTATTATTTGGAATTCGATGTAGATGATAGCTTCGCTTCAATTGGAGACAAGGAATTGGAGATAACCGTCGTTGCCTGCAGACTGGATGCCGCTCAACCTGAGGGAACGGGTTGTAATTTGATTTATGAATCAAAGGAGGGCTACCGCCATATCAATGATTGGTGGACGATTCCCTCCGAGCCAGGCTGGCACCAATACACATTTCATATAAACGATGCGAACTTCGCAAATTGCTGGGGTTGGAACTTCTGCATAAGTGTAGTCGCCTCCCCCGGAGATATCTGCGTTAAGGAAGTCATCGTTCGGAAGCGATAGAAAAGGAGGTTTGGAAATGAAAGCAGATTGGACTGAGGAAAAGGAATTAAAAGAAGAAAAGGGGAAGATTCTAAGGGAAGCGGAGGGAATCATCTCCAAATGGGGATTGAAGATGCCGAAAACGGTTTGCCTTGTCTTGGATTTCGGATTGGCAGATTTCTACAATCAAGGATTAGTTGAGTTCTGGGTTGCGAACGAAGAGAAGGAAGGATACTGCGGAAAGTTCCTCTTCCTATTTGAAAATCAAACATGCCCTACCCATTTCCATAAATTCAAACACGAAACCTTCTTCATTGTGAAAGGGAAGGTGAAGATGAAAGCTAATGGGGAAGAATTCATAATGGCGGAGGGAGATGTGTTCCCTATGAAGCAGGGCACTCTTCATTCCTTTCAAGCCATTGAGGGTCCTGCTCTCATTCTTGAGGTTTCAAAGCCCTGCGTTCCCAAGGACAGCATCTTTGAGGATGAAAGGATAGGTGAACTGTGAATGGAATCAATCTATTTCGCCGATAAGAGTTGGCCGGAATTGGCGGAAGCAATTGAAAAGAACACCCTCCTAATCTTGCCTATCGGGACAATTGAGGAGCATGGGCGACATCTTCCAGTTTCCACGGATAGCGTGATTGTGAGCAAGATAGCAGAGGGAGCAGCGGAAAGATTGAAGGAGAAGATACCCATCCTCGTCCTCCCAACATTGTGGACAGGCTACTCCGCTAAGGAGATGACTCGCTGGCCAGGAACGATTAGGGTAAATCCCCTCGTCTTAATTCAGCTTATCCACGACATCCTTGCCTCTCTCATAGAAATGGGCTTCAAGAAAGTAATAATCTTGGATGGGCATGGTCATCATAGGGGTATAATAGAGGTAGCTTTGCGACAAATTGGAGACGAATATGGCGTCTATCCCGCAAGCATTAGCCCGGCGGGTCTCAGCGCTTCCCTTTACAGCAAAATAAGGAAATCAAAAATCGGCGGAAGCATTCACGGAGGGGAATGGGAAACATCCTTGATGCTTTACTTCAAACAACCAGTGAATAAAGACGAATTCACAAACGAGGATGTAATGCGTTACCATTCCGAATTCGTCCCAGGCGATAACTTCGTTTCGGGCAAGGGAGTTTTTTGGTCAACTTGGGGGATACAGAAGAGCAAAACAGGCATATACGGCGACCCAACTTGCGCAAGCGAGGAAACGGGAAAATTAATTTATGAGGAGATAGTAGAAAAGCTCTGCAAATTCATAGAGGAATTTTATGCGAGGGATTAGTTTCCTCGGCATAGATGTGGGAACAAGCAGTTGCAAGGGAATATTGGTAGATGAAAAAGGAAGGATAATAGCCCAGTCCCAAGCTTATTACTCCCTCATTTTCAACGAATTCGGAATAGAGCAATCCCCATCTGAGCTATGGGAAGGTGTTAAGAAAACGATCGGTAAGATAATAAAAGGGGCGGATGTTGAGATAAGAAGCGTGGGTATAACCTCTCAGGGTATAACCTTTATACCCGTCGACAAAAAAGGGAATCCTCTGGCAAACGCCATTTCTTGGCTTGATACGAGGGCGGCGGAGGAATTGGAAGAGATTTTAAGCTTCTTCAGCGAAAAAGAGATTTTCTCCCTAACCGGCAAAAGGGTGGAAGCTTATTATGTCCTCCCTAAGCTCCTCTGGTTGAGGAGGCATAACAGAGAGATTTACGAAAAAGCGGATAAGTTTCTTTTGGTGGCAGACTTCGTCATCAAGAAACTCACAGGTGAAACCTCAACAGACCACACGCTTGCGGGAGGAACGCTTCTCTACGATGTAGCGAGAAATAACTGGGCTTCAGGGATTATGGAAAAATTTTCCATCTCTCCCTCAAAACTTCCCCCTTTGGTCTGGGCAGGAAATACAGTGGGTATTGTTCAAAACGAAGAAACGGGTGTGAAGAAAGGGACACCAGTTGTTATTGCGGGGCAGGACCAAAAATGCGCCGCTTTTTCTTCTGGTTTAAGGGATGGGATTGCCACCCTCTCCCTCGGCACAGCCTCCGCTATCACGACTCTCGCCTACTACCCTCTTCTTGACGACGATATGAGGATTCCTCTTTTCCCATATTTCTCTCCTGGGTTATGGGTCTTGGAGGGAGTTGTCTCCACTGCCGGCGCTTCATATGATTGGGGAAGAAAAGCTATAGGAGGGAAAATTAAAAGGCTTCCCCCAATTGAGAGAATTCATCAAGCTCCCTTCTTCCTCCCCCATCTTTCCGGTGCTTCCTCGCCTATATGGAGGAAGGAAGCAAGAGGGAGCTTCCGAAATCTATCTCTATCAACAACAGCTGAGGAGATGCTTTTCTCTATTTTAGAGGGTGTATGTTTTGAGATAAGGAGAAATGTTGAGGTTATGGAGGAGCTAAGGGGGGAACTGAATGCTTTCATAGCTTTTGGAGGAGGAGCAAAGGAGGAAATCTGGAGGAAAATCCTTACAAATGTTTTGGGGAAAGAAGTTTATTTCCCGGATATTAGAGAGACAACCGCTTATGGAGCGGCTCTTCTGGCGGGGAGGGCTTCTGGCTTCTTTGAAGAGTTGCCTAAGCAAAGAGGGAAATACCTTGAGCCAGACGAAGAGTTGAAGAAAATACTTGAAGAACGCTATTCCCACTATAAAACCCTTGAGCTTTAAAATTTCTTTGTCATTCTGACCCTGCCTAAGGCGGGCGTGGCAATCCCCTCGCCCATAACCAAAAAATTCTTTCTCTATTCAGATAGACGCCGAAAAAGCAATAGAAAATTAATTCCACATCTTATTTGCCCTTCCGAAGCACAAAATGTAAAATTTTAAAGGAAGAAAAATAGAAAGGAGTGAATATTTGTCAGATGAGTTGCGGAATAGTCGCTTATGTTGGTCCAAGAAAAGCTCTTCCCGTTCTCTTTGACACTTTGAAGAGGCTTGAATACCGGGGCTATGACTCAGCTGGCGTCGCCCTCCTTACAGAGGATGGGATTTTCCTTGCCAAGCAGAAGGGAAAGATTAAGGACCTGGAAGAAAGGCTAAAGAATGAGGAGATAAAAAGCGGTATAGGCATCGGGCATACCCGCTGGGCTACCCACGGACGCCCAAGCGATTTCAATGCCCACCCCCATCTTGACTGTAATGCGAATATAGCCGTTGTCCACAACGGGATTATAGAGAATTACAGCGAATTGAGGGAAGAACTGAAGAGCAGAGGGCATAACTTCCGTTCCGAGACAGATACCGAGGTAATTCCCCACCTCTTAGAGGAAAACTTCTCTGGAGACCCCCTAAAGGCTTTACAAAAAGCTGTTTCTCGTCTTCAAGGTTCTTACGCCGTTGCGGCTATCTTTAAAGGGATTGATAAGGTTTTCTTTGCTCGCAAGGACAGCCCCTTGATAATCGGCTTAGGTGAAGGGGAAAACTTCCTCGCCTCCGATATCCCAGCGGTCTTGCCCTACACGAAGAAGGTCATCGTCTTGGAGGATGGGGATACTGGGTTCATTTCCTCCACTGACTACTCCATCTTCCAAGGAGAAAGACAGATTGAGAGAAAGATAATGGAGGTGCCCTGGGACCAGCAGGCAGCGGAGAGGGGTGGATTTGAGCACTTTATGATTAAGGAAATCCTTGAGCAAGACCAATCCATAAGGGATACATTGAGGGAGAGATTGCGTGAGGATGGTGATGTTGACCTATCCAAGGAGCTTGCACCCTTAGCCGATAAGCTTCCCAACCTTCGCAGGATTTTCATCGTTGCTTGCGGAACCGCCTATTATGCGGGAATGGCGGGAAAATATTTCATAGAAAGCCTCCTGGGTATCCCTGTGGAGATAGATATAGCCTCAGAGTTCAGGTATAGGGCTGTTCCCGTGATGGAGGGGGATTGGCTGATTTTGGTCAGTCAATCCGGCGAGACCGCTGATACCCTCGCCGCCTTGCGAGATATGAAGAAGAAAGGCGTTCCAACCGTAGGGATTGTCAACGCGGTGGGAAGCTCCATTGCAAGGGAATCGGATGTAACCCTTTATACGAGGGCGGGTCCCGAGATATGCGTTGCCTCAACCAAAGCTTACACAGCGCAGGTGACCGTTTTCTACCTTTTGGGACTCTATCTCGCTAAGGTTTTGCGTGGCATGGACATTCGCCCCTTCGGGAAGGAACTCCTCACTCTTCCCCAAAAAGTTGCTGAAGTGCTTGCGAAAAGAGAGGAAGTAGAAATGGCGGCGGAAGACCTATACAAGGAAAGGGACTTCTTCTTTATCGGCAGAGGAATGGATTACGGAGTGGCTTTGGAAGGAGCTTTGAAGCTCAAGGAGATATCCTATTTGAGGGCAGAGGCATTCGCTGCGGGTGAGCTCAAACATGGACCTCTCGCTCTCATATACGATGGCGTTCCGGTTGTAGCTGTTGTAACTCAGGAAGCCCTGCGGGATAAAACGATTTCCAATATTGAGGAGGTCTGGGCGAGAGGGGCGAGAGTGATTGGAGTGCTCAGGGAAGGCGACCCCCTCGCTGATGAGCTCTCAATCACCTTCACAATTCCCAATACTATAGACTATTTCACCTCCCCTCTTGCTGTGATTCCCCTCCAAATGCTCGCTTATTACATCTCACGCAAGCTGGGGAGGGAAATAGACCAACCAAGAAATCTCGCGAAGAGCGTCACCGTTGAGTGAAGAGGGAACTAAGAAGGGCAATAGCTCCCCTCTTATCCATTGGCTGATTGTTGTTGCCACATTTTGGAGATAGCACACAAGCGGGACATCCCTCCTCGCAGGGACATTCTTTTATCAGCTTTAGGGTGAAATCCAAAAGCTCTTCCGCCCTTTCATAACCCCTCTTGGCTATCCCCACGCCTCCCGGATAGGCATCGTAGATGAAGACGGAGGGATGAGCGGTATCGGGATGAAAGGGAGTGGAAACTCCACCTATATCCATCCTATCGCACATAGCGAAGAGGGGAAGCACACCAATGCTCGCATGCTCTAAAGCATGAAGAGAACCAGCCAAATCGTAATTTCTCTTTATCTGCTCCTCAATCTGGGAAGGAATGAGGATGAACATTGCCTGCGTTTGAAATCTCACAGTTGGCAAATCCAAGGGCACAATCCTTATAACCTCATCCGTATAAAGCCTCTTCATTCTATAACCCGTCACAGTTTCCGCTACCTCCACATTGGCAAATCCCTTCGTAACCAAGGGATTTTGCTTGAGGGGAGATACATCCAATACATCAAGAACGCTTATCTCCGTCATGGAAATTGCCTCGGTGTAGTAATCAGCTTGCGTAGGGACGACATAGGCTTTTCTCCCCTTTAGGTCGAATTCATAAACTAAATAGCTTTCCCCTTGATAGAGATAAATCGCTCCTTCGTGTATGGTCTTAAAAGCCCTTATTCCATCCTCGGTTCCTATCACCTTCCCACCCTTGGATAAATCCAAAATACAAAATTCCTGTTCCCTTATTGACCTAATGTCAACTTTTTCCGGAGGATATCCTCCCGCGCTCCAAACCCATTTCCTCCCCAATCTCCTGATTTTGCCTTCCTTCATGAGTTCCTCAATCAATGCGGGAGCGTTCTCCCCGAATAGCTCCAGCGATTCCTCATCCAAAGGGAGCTCAAAACAAGCACAGGAGAGATGGTCTTTGAGAATATAGGGATTTTGAGGGTCGCAAATTGCCTCCTCGGGAGGGGTTTTGAAAAGGTACTCCGGATGTCTTATGAGAAACTGGTCCAAGGCGTCCTCACCAGCGATGAGGATGACCAACCCTTCTTTCCTCCTTCCCGCCCTTCCCGCCATTTGAAAGGTAGAGGCTATGCTTCCCGGATAACCAACAAGTAGGCAAGCATCGAGCAACCCTATATCAATACCAAGCTCCAATGCCCTCGTAGCCACCACAGCTTGAAGCTCCCCTTCAAATAACATCCTCTCTATTTTCCTTCTTTCCTCAGGAGTATATCCCGCTCTATAAGGCATAATCGCCACATCGCTTGCCTTCTTAACATAACTGGCAATCAGCTCAGCCGTCTTCCTCGCTTTAGTAAAGGCAATCGTGCGAAGACCGTTCTCTAAGAGCCAGATTATCCCCTCCGCCGCCTCTATGTTTGGGCTCCTCCTTTCACCCGCACCTATCAAAGGGGGATTCCATAGAACGAATTTCTTCGCTGGTGAGGGAGAACCATCCTCCGTTATGGCAACCACTTCTAACCCCGAAAGGGTTTTGCAATGCTTATCGGGATTGGAGATTGTAGCGGAGCAGAAGACGAAAACGGGATGGGAGCCATAGTATTCCGCCACTCTCCGGAGACGCCTGAGGATGTTAGCGGTGTGCGAGCCGAAAACTCCCCGATAAGCGTGAACCTCATCAACAACTACCAACTTGAGATTCTTGAAGAATTTCTCCCAATCGGAATGTTTTGGAAGGATGCTTATATGGAGCATATCAGGATTTGAAAGGATTATCCTCATCTTCTCCCTTATTAATGCCCTTTGGGATATCGGAGTATCCCCATCGTAGGTAGCGCACAGATTGGAGAGCCCTAATTCCCTCAATTTCTTAAGCTGGTCCTGAGCAAGGGCTTTCGTGGGAAAAAGGTAGAGGAAAGTGCTATTCGGTTCCTCTAATAGATAAGTTAGAGTTGGGATTATATAGCAAAGGCTCTTCCCACTTGCCGTTCCCGTCGCTATCACTACATTCTTTCCCTGATAGATCGCTTCTATCGCCTTGATTTGATGGGAAAAGAGTTTTTTGATTCCCCATATTTCCAATTTCCTTTTTATTTCCTCTTTTACGAAAGAGGGAATCTCACCGTATTCTCCCTCTCTTCCCTCAATATGCTCAATGTGGACAATCCTCCTTCCAAAGCGTGAGGCTAGGGAATCAATGATTTGCTTCAGCAACCTTGCTTCTCCTCCGCTCCACAATGAAAGTGAGGAAAACGCTTAAGGTATACAAAAAGACGATGGGAACAGAGACAATCAAAAGGGTTATAACATCAACGGAAGGAGTAATTATCGCTCCAACTACGAATATGCCAACTATTATCTCCCTCCATTTGCTTATGAGCATCCTTGTGTTTATTATCCCTAAACCAGCCAGGAGCATAGAGATTAAGGGGAGTTGGAAGACAGCGCCAAACGCAATGAACATCTTCGCCAAAAGCATTAAATAGTTGTTTATGCTGAGGAAAGGTGTGACATCGGGAGGGCTCTGCTGGAGGAGGAACTTGAAGCCGGGAGGGATGATGAAGTAGGCGAAGACAACGCCGGCAAAGAAGAGAATAACGGAAGGGAAAACTACCAGCTTAGCCCCTCTTTTTTCGCTCGGGCTAAAGGCAGGAGAGAAAAAGCTCCATAATTCAAATAAAATGGGAGGAGCAGCTACAACCGCTCCCACTATCAAGGAAAACTCCATCTTTATCACGAACGGCTCCGTTACCCCAACTACAACGAAGCGCCCTTTCATCTCCTCAAGGAAGGGTTTAATGGGAAGGGTTAAGAGATTAAAGATATAAGGGTAAAAATACCATATAACGCTCGCACCTATCCCCACATAGATTATGCAGCGAATGAGACGCACCCTTAACTCGTCTAAGTGTTCCCAAAAGTCCATTTCTTTCATATCAGTCTCTCACAAAAGAGATTGAACTATTGAGAGAAGGTCCTCCTGAGAGGCTTTTCTCGGATTATATTTCAGAGAGCGGGAATATGCACATCCCTTGACGATTACCTCTACTTCTTCCCCTTTTACCCCCACATCCCTCAAATTATTGGGAATCCCTATTGAAGCTAAAAGAGAACTTATCTCTTCCACAAAGGATTTAGGGGAAATGCCAAGATTTCGGGATAAAATCTCCATTTTTTCCTCTATACACGGGAGGTTAAATCGCAAAACGCTTGGAAGAAATATTCCGCAGGCTACACCGTGCGGAATTCCCTTCAGGGCACCTAAGGAATGGGCAAGGGCATGGACAGCTCCTAAATGGGCAAGTGAAAGGGCTATCCCTCCCATTAGACTTCCGAGAAGCATTCCTTCCCGGCTTCCATAATCCCCTTCCTCAACGGCCCTCTTCAGATTCTTCAAAATTAGGTTAATTCCCTGCATAGCTATCGCATCAGATAAGGGATGGGCGGAGCTGGAAAAGAAAGACTCAACGCAATGGGAGAGGGCATCGGCTCCCGCTGAGGCTGTGAGGGAAGGTGGACAGGTTAAAGTGAGACTAGGGTCTAAAATCGCGTAGCGGGGGAGGAGATTGGGATGATGGATAGAGCTTTTTATCCTTTTACCGTCCTTCTCCCCAATCAAAACGCTGACCTGAGTCACTTCACTTCCCGTCCCTGCTGTTGTGGGAATGGCGACGATGGGTAGGGGAGGTTGGGTTATCTCCGCTTCAGAAAAGAGGAAACGGGAAGTTGGATATCTTTCATTAATTAAACCAGCGGTTGCTTTCGCTGCATCTAAGGCACTTCCGCCCCCGAGCCCGATTATAAAATCACTTCCCTTTGCCAATTCCCTCGCTCTGTCAACATCCTCAACGGATGGTTCGGGTTTAACAGAAAATATAGTTGCCTCTATACCTCTTTGCGATAAAGATACAAGTAAGCTCTCCAGCGCACCGCTTTTTTTAGCGGATGCTCTCCCTGTTACGATGAATCCTTTCTTACCAAGTTGTTCACAAAATATAGAAGCTTCCGCAAGCTTTCCTCTTCCGAAAACAATCTGCGGAAGCCTAACGCTAAAATTCATTTAATCATTTCAGATGTGATTTTGAGCGTGTAGGAAGTAGTAGCTGAGACGCCAACCTGCGGAGCCATCATGGGACCAACAGCTCTTCCCGTTGGGGAAGCAGGTGAGCCACCTGCAAAAAACGGCATACCCATTCCAGCGGACCCCATCCCTCCAGGACCCATTCCGCCAGGTCCCATAAATCCCGGCATCATTCCCGGCGTCATTCCGCCAGGTCCCATAAATCCAGGCGCCGTCCCACCAGACCCCATTCCCCCAGGTTGCGTTGAGCCGGGCATCATTCCAGGGGGCATTCCTCCGGGACCCATTCCGCCAGGTCCCATCGCTCCCGGCATCATGCCTGGTGGCATCCCACCAGGTCCCGTCGAGCCGGGCATCATACCAGGCGTCATCCCGCCAGGTCTCATTGAGCCAGCTCCCATTCCGCCAGGTCCCATAAATCCCGGCATCATTCCCGGCGTCATTCCGCCAGGTCCCGCAAAGCCAGACATCATGCCAGGCATAACTCCTTGCTGGGTTTCACCTCGCCCTAACCTCGGAGTTACCTTTACCTCCTCCTCAACCTTTACAATCTTCCCCTCCGCTATAGCGAAGTATGTGGTCCTCTCGCCCGTCACATTGACGGATGTTCCACCTACTCTACCCTGCATGGCGCCCATCATTCCAAAAGGCATTGCGCCCTGAGGACCTGCCTGCTGACCCGAAGACTGCAGAGCGGATGTTTGTTGGGCACCTGCGCTTCTCGTCATTCCTTGCATCATTCCGGGCATCATCATACCCGGCATTGCACCTGGACCCATTCCTGGCATCGCTCCAGGTCCCATCCCCGACATTCCGAATGGCATACCTCCCGTCTGGGTTCCTGTGGAGATTTCCCCTCGCCACTCGTAGGTGGATTTTATCTTAAAACAGGCATAATTTTTGACATAAACCACATCTTCAATCTTATGTTTTGCTATGGTGATGCGAGGTTCCCCGCTCTCTATATCGGCAACGAATATTATTGAGGACTCCCATTCCTCACCTATCTTCACTTCTTTATCAGGGAAGGATATCCTCAACTGCCCCCAACCAAACGGATTGGTTGTCGTTGTAGGACCCGCCAAGCGCGCCGCGCGAGATGTCCTTGTCAAAGCGGAGAGAATGTCCGCCTCCTCACCGTTTGGATAAATATTTAGGAAGAAATACTTGCCCGCATTAGGATAATTGGTCGTCAACCCTCCTTGATAAACCAGCTTACCGCTTTCCACTCTGTTCGTGAGAAGAATGATGGGGGGTGAATCCTTCGGCTTAAGTATTTCATCACAGATTTCCCTCCACTGAAGCTCCAAGTCTACTCCCTCTCGGGACGCCTTGGTAACCCAGCTATGTTCTTCCCCTTCCTTATACTTGTAGGAAAGCTT
Protein-coding sequences here:
- a CDS encoding D-lyxose/D-mannose family sugar isomerase — encoded protein: MKADWTEEKELKEEKGKILREAEGIISKWGLKMPKTVCLVLDFGLADFYNQGLVEFWVANEEKEGYCGKFLFLFENQTCPTHFHKFKHETFFIVKGKVKMKANGEEFIMAEGDVFPMKQGTLHSFQAIEGPALILEVSKPCVPKDSIFEDERIGEL
- a CDS encoding creatininase family protein; the encoded protein is MESIYFADKSWPELAEAIEKNTLLILPIGTIEEHGRHLPVSTDSVIVSKIAEGAAERLKEKIPILVLPTLWTGYSAKEMTRWPGTIRVNPLVLIQLIHDILASLIEMGFKKVIILDGHGHHRGIIEVALRQIGDEYGVYPASISPAGLSASLYSKIRKSKIGGSIHGGEWETSLMLYFKQPVNKDEFTNEDVMRYHSEFVPGDNFVSGKGVFWSTWGIQKSKTGIYGDPTCASEETGKLIYEEIVEKLCKFIEEFYARD
- the glmS gene encoding glutamine--fructose-6-phosphate transaminase (isomerizing); translation: MSCGIVAYVGPRKALPVLFDTLKRLEYRGYDSAGVALLTEDGIFLAKQKGKIKDLEERLKNEEIKSGIGIGHTRWATHGRPSDFNAHPHLDCNANIAVVHNGIIENYSELREELKSRGHNFRSETDTEVIPHLLEENFSGDPLKALQKAVSRLQGSYAVAAIFKGIDKVFFARKDSPLIIGLGEGENFLASDIPAVLPYTKKVIVLEDGDTGFISSTDYSIFQGERQIERKIMEVPWDQQAAERGGFEHFMIKEILEQDQSIRDTLRERLREDGDVDLSKELAPLADKLPNLRRIFIVACGTAYYAGMAGKYFIESLLGIPVEIDIASEFRYRAVPVMEGDWLILVSQSGETADTLAALRDMKKKGVPTVGIVNAVGSSIARESDVTLYTRAGPEICVASTKAYTAQVTVFYLLGLYLAKVLRGMDIRPFGKELLTLPQKVAEVLAKREEVEMAAEDLYKERDFFFIGRGMDYGVALEGALKLKEISYLRAEAFAAGELKHGPLALIYDGVPVVAVVTQEALRDKTISNIEEVWARGARVIGVLREGDPLADELSITFTIPNTIDYFTSPLAVIPLQMLAYYISRKLGREIDQPRNLAKSVTVE
- a CDS encoding DEAD/DEAH box helicase codes for the protein MLKQIIDSLASRFGRRIVHIEHIEGREGEYGEIPSFVKEEIKRKLEIWGIKKLFSHQIKAIEAIYQGKNVVIATGTASGKSLCYIIPTLTYLLEEPNSTFLYLFPTKALAQDQLKKLRELGLSNLCATYDGDTPISQRALIREKMRIILSNPDMLHISILPKHSDWEKFFKNLKLVVVDEVHAYRGVFGSHTANILRRLRRVAEYYGSHPVFVFCSATISNPDKHCKTLSGLEVVAITEDGSPSPAKKFVLWNPPLIGAGERRSPNIEAAEGIIWLLENGLRTIAFTKARKTAELIASYVKKASDVAIMPYRAGYTPEERRKIERMLFEGELQAVVATRALELGIDIGLLDACLLVGYPGSIASTFQMAGRAGRRKEGLVILIAGEDALDQFLIRHPEYLFKTPPEEAICDPQNPYILKDHLSCACFELPLDEESLELFGENAPALIEELMKEGKIRRLGRKWVWSAGGYPPEKVDIRSIREQEFCILDLSKGGKVIGTEDGIRAFKTIHEGAIYLYQGESYLVYEFDLKGRKAYVVPTQADYYTEAISMTEISVLDVLDVSPLKQNPLVTKGFANVEVAETVTGYRMKRLYTDEVIRIVPLDLPTVRFQTQAMFILIPSQIEEQIKRNYDLAGSLHALEHASIGVLPLFAMCDRMDIGGVSTPFHPDTAHPSVFIYDAYPGGVGIAKRGYERAEELLDFTLKLIKECPCEEGCPACVLSPKCGNNNQPMDKRGAIALLSSLFTQR
- the tatC gene encoding twin-arginine translocase subunit TatC — protein: MKEMDFWEHLDELRVRLIRCIIYVGIGASVIWYFYPYIFNLLTLPIKPFLEEMKGRFVVVGVTEPFVIKMEFSLIVGAVVAAPPILFELWSFFSPAFSPSEKRGAKLVVFPSVILFFAGVVFAYFIIPPGFKFLLQQSPPDVTPFLSINNYLMLLAKMFIAFGAVFQLPLISMLLAGLGIINTRMLISKWREIIVGIFVVGAIITPSVDVITLLIVSVPIVFLYTLSVFLTFIVERRRSKVAEANH
- a CDS encoding iron-containing alcohol dehydrogenase produces the protein MNFSVRLPQIVFGRGKLAEASIFCEQLGKKGFIVTGRASAKKSGALESLLVSLSQRGIEATIFSVKPEPSVEDVDRARELAKGSDFIIGLGGGSALDAAKATAGLINERYPTSRFLFSEAEITQPPLPIVAIPTTAGTGSEVTQVSVLIGEKDGKRIKSSIHHPNLLPRYAILDPSLTLTCPPSLTASAGADALSHCVESFFSSSAHPLSDAIAMQGINLILKNLKRAVEEGDYGSREGMLLGSLMGGIALSLAHLGAVHALAHSLGALKGIPHGVACGIFLPSVLRFNLPCIEEKMEILSRNLGISPKSFVEEISSLLASIGIPNNLRDVGVKGEEVEVIVKGCAYSRSLKYNPRKASQEDLLSIVQSLL
- a CDS encoding Ig-like domain-containing protein; protein product: MKKLALIVLVLIVLMAYAQGVKITSPKEGETVHGEVPISIEAERGYANVYIDGEFFAAVNLPGTFVWNTNAPYGLNNTTVKDGEHTITVRVYDGQEMIGEAQVKITVKNKVDFPMGEGVKLSYKYKEGEEHSWVTKASREGVDLELQWREICDEILKPKDSPPIILLTNRVESGKLVYQGGLTTNYPNAGKYFFLNIYPNGEEADILSALTRTSRAARLAGPTTTTNPFGWGQLRISFPDKEVKIGEEWESSIIFVADIESGEPRITIAKHKIEDVVYVKNYACFKIKSTYEWRGEISTGTQTGGMPFGMSGMGPGAMPGMGPGAMPGMMMPGMMQGMTRSAGAQQTSALQSSGQQAGPQGAMPFGMMGAMQGRVGGTSVNVTGERTTYFAIAEGKIVKVEEEVKVTPRLGRGETQQGVMPGMMSGFAGPGGMTPGMMPGFMGPGGMGAGSMRPGGMTPGMMPGSTGPGGMPPGMMPGAMGPGGMGPGGMPPGMMPGSTQPGGMGSGGTAPGFMGPGGMTPGMMPGFMGPGGMGPGGMGSAGMGMPFFAGGSPASPTGRAVGPMMAPQVGVSATTSYTLKITSEMIK